Proteins encoded together in one Camelina sativa cultivar DH55 chromosome 9, Cs, whole genome shotgun sequence window:
- the LOC104710534 gene encoding uncharacterized protein LOC104710534 — protein MAASFSLTSFISFISPFKSQTKPTPPPNITLPSPTISQRRRNDLAIESMAVDESSSTASSLSSELASVICPSLAYSNTLFFSSSGYNVQVFVEDNESEERLVNRFRREVMRTGVIQECKRRRYFENKQDEKKRRTRDAAKRNKKRRPQARFTQETREEAAAATKSKKKDEEEDNWEMPDGDVPS, from the exons ATGGCGGCTTCATTCTCACTCACGagcttcatctccttcatctcaccattcaaatctcaaaccaaacccACTCCACCTCCGAACATCACTCTTCCTTCCCCGACTATCTCCCAGAGGCGAAGAAATGATCTCGCCATCGAATCAATGGCGGTCGACGAGTCTTCTTCCACCGCATCTTCGCTTTCCTCTGAGCTTGCTTCCGTGATTTGTCCCTCGCTTGCTTACTCGAACACgctcttcttcagttcttcgGGATACAACGTGCAAGTGTTTGTTGAGGATAATGAGTCAGAGGAGAGGCTTGTGAATCGGTTTAGGAGGGAAGTGATGAGAACCGGTGTTATACAGGAATGTAAACGGAGGAGATACTTTGAGAATAAACAAGATGAGAAGAAACGTAGGACTCGTGATGCTGCTAAGCGTAATAAGAAAAG gcgTCCTCAAGCAAGGTTTACCcaagaaacaagagaagaagcagcagcagcaactaAGAGTAAGaaaaaggatgaagaagaagacaactgGGAGATGCCTGATGGAGATGTACCTTCTTAA